TGCCATTGACAAGCACATATTTttatgatgcagtcaccaccgcgcttgaaaatatggagagttgtactcagtTATGTgttctgctgggtttttcataaagttaatattttagtgccttgttgtaaacaAGATTCATGTTTGggaatattttattctgtacaggcttccttcttttcactcggtcatttaagttagtattgtggaggaactacagtgttgttgatccatcctcagttatctcctatcacagccattaaactctgtcactgttttaaagtcaccattggcctcatagtgaaatccctgagcggtgtccttcctctcaggcaactaagttaggaaggacgcctgcatctttatagtgactgggtgtattgatacaccatccacagtgtaattaataactttaccatggtcaaagggatattcaaatgttttttgttgttgttgtctaccaataggtgcccttctttgctagGCATTGGAAAACCACCCGGGTCTTTGTgattaaatctgtgtttgaaattcactgttcgactgagggaccttacagataattgtatgtgtgggttacagagatgtcattcaaaaataatgttaaacactattattgcacacagagtgagtccatgcaacttattatgtgacttgttaaggacatttctactcctgaacttatttaggcttgccataacaatggggttgaatacttattgacaagacatgtcagcttttcatttttaactcatttgtaaacatttctaataacataattccactttgacattatgtgctattgtgtgtagatcagtgacataCAActtcaattgaatccattttaaattcaggctgtaagacaacaaaatgtggaaaaagtcaacgggtgtgaatacattctgaaagcCACTACAACTAAGACACTTTATTGTCCTCTTGCAACAATAAAGAAATCAGCATTCTATCTCTCCACATCACATCTCAATTcatttcaaggggctttattggcatgggaaacatgtgttaacattgccaaagcaagtgaggtagataatatacaaaagtgaaagaaacaataaaaattaacagtaaacattacacatacagaagtttcaaagcaataaagacattacaaatgtcatattatatatatatatatatatatatatatatatatatatatatatatatacagtgttttaacaatgtacatcTCTCCCACTTCCTCATCTAGAGTAATTCCAGCCACCCACGACATAGACGCAACGGTCCATCCACATAACTATTATCACATCCTCAGGAgcattaaaacctacaggaggaatgactatgcaTAATATACATAGATCTTAACTCAGAGGATatgctcttttctctctctctctctctctctctctctctttctctctctctctttctctctctctctttctctctctctctctctctctctttctctctcactctctctctctctctctctctctttctctctcactctctctttcaaagggatttattggcatgggaaacatgttctctttctcgctctctctctctctctctctctttctctctcactctctcttacaaagggatttattggcatgggaaacatgtttacattgccaaagcaagtgaaataagtaataaacaaaagtgaaataaacaatctctCTCTTGATCTGTCTCGCTCcccatcgctctctccctctctcgttttctctctctctctctctctctctctctctttcttaaagTCCAAAAGCACAGCCTACATATGATCAATCATTTTTACATGTTATTAATGACGTGGGACACaccagtcaatatcagatcaATTCAGGCCACATATATTAGTCCAAAACCTGGGGCCGCCCATGCGTAAAAATGTACAATGTAAGACGCTTGGGACTAAAGAATCTGCTAAATGTCATGTTATTAGTATATTATTAAAGAGGTATTGATGAGGCAATCAGTCAGTCCCTGTGATATAACAGTCAATAGTTATTTATTGCCTGTGGTTCGGTCCCAGATGGCACCCGATCCCTTTTTATAATACACTGCTTTGTACAAGGGCCCACGagggtcaaaagtagggcactatatagggaatatggtgccatttgggacgcagacctgGAAAATGTCAAGCCTGTTGGATGTCCTTTGTGAAACTAATAACCATTGATCCACACAGCACTATAAAGCCATGCTAAGTGACCTTGGTTAATTGAGATGACAGAACCCTAGTGTAAACAGGCCATGCCAGGAGCTCTCTTCCAAAAATTAATAGATTAACAGTGAAGCCTGATTGGCTGATACATACCTACAGCCTATTACTTACTATAAGGTATGCTGTATATCGGGTGTGTGCTATACAGCATAAACATAGGGTTGAATTTACGCAATGACGTGACTTACATTCATCCCGCAAACTGATGCTGCAACATGAACTCATCAATGGCATTATTTATCTGGCTGGACAGAGTAGCCTAGTCTACATTCATTCATGAACTATTGACAGTGAATGATGCGAGAaggtgatgaggaggaggaggaggaggaggaggaggatgatgacaATCAATATCTGTATGATATCATCAAAAGCAGTTACTTGGAATAAAACAAGTGTGAACTTTCAGGGGAAAGGAGTCCAGACTTGACCGATAGTCAGAGGATGATGTTGGATGATAGTATGTATCCTGAAGACATAGTGTATGTTCTGCATGACCGTTAAGATGATGCCTCATCGTCAGtcatcatcacagacatggcagACAACAAATCTTGTCAAAATAATGAATGAGCAGCAGAATATCAACTTACCGCTATGCTGACGGTGTCATCAGCTTGGAATGAGGGGATGAATTTGTCTCCACGGATTATTTCGGACTGATTTAGAGGACGGAAGCGACATAGCACCTTGATGTTACATTCTGCGCTAACATCGGCCATTGTGAGAAAGAAATCGGATGTGCTTCAAAAAAGGCAAAGGGGATTTTTTTGGAAACCTATAACTTACTTGTTCCCTTACACTATTTAGTCTTATCTATCATATGCATATCAATGCAGACACTCTTTTTTTTAGATGGGCAAGTTGAGCGTTTGCAAGAATTATAATTTCAAGCTTTTGTGCTTGAAATAAGATCAGTTTCgatcaaaataaaaatgtaaattagGTTATGTAAATGTTGGAGAGTTTGCTTACTTCAAATAGACCAGAAAAACACATACATGTCACTATAACGTTTCTGCTAATTTGTCCATGCAGTTCTTTAGAATTGAAATGTGAGAGTATTCCCGAGCGGATCCGGCTCCAGACGGTCGGTCAGCTGTTGTAGCGAGAGATGCAGGAGGAGCAATTTTTGAAGCATGAGTTTGCCGAGCGCTTTGCTTCACTGGCAGCTCTCTGGTCTTTTAACAAGCACGGGGCGTGGCCTGCACTGATCCAGGCAACGTTATTAAAGTGGTAGCCTATTCGCATCCCTCTCATCAGCACCACTGATGCGCTGAAGATGGAGCGGTTGCCTATGGACAATGTTGTTATTGTATAATAGCCCCATCATGCGAATATGGTTTGACCAGTCAATCGTGGGCCCACATTCGTTAAAAATCGAACATATGTGGTattacagtgattgacagagacGTCTACGATAGGTTATTTACAGGAGGACATGTATTAGGTAACTCACACAGTCCAGACTAGTATAGTAATAAACTAGGCAAATATACGTTTTGTTGCAATGTTTTCCCTGGTTCATTCAAACAAAGGCTTTTGGGTTATGGCTATATTCACTATGTCTATAAATAGACCAGACAAGGCAGCCTGCTGTCATGCTGTTCGTTCACATTCTTAGCGGCAGCAACCCGAaggtttattttttacaatgtttgTACAATTTCACCAAAGCAACATTGCAAATTGAATCAAGTTTAGGTGAAATCTCCAAAGTCTACCAGGTCCACTTTCCTGAGGCTTATGAAACTACAGCGCCGCTCGTCCACGCAAATCTCGCGAGATTGTAATGCTCGTCCGCTACTGAACAGTCGAGCTGTCAGAATACAGTTATTAAAATACAAAAGAAGCGCTTTATGTTAGCGAGTTGTTTGGCTACACAGGGTGAAAGGATCCCTTTTTTTGCTTGTTCATTTAGCTAGCGTTTTGAAAACGGACTAATAACTTTTATCCACAAGGTCCATCGTTATTTCAGGTATCTTTGTCACGTCTAAGAGGGTTTTTGTCTACTCATCCACCGGCCTCGTCCTTGTAACCTCAACAATGGCTGATCCCAAATACGCCAATTTACCTGGAATCGTAAGTGTCCTGTTCGCTGGCTAGTTAAGTTAGCTTGCTGGCTAGTTAAGTTAGCTTGCTGGCTAGTTAAGTTAGCTTGCTGGCTAGTTAAGTTAGCTTGCTGGCTAGTTAAGTTAGCTAgctgtagctagctggctagccagtgTCTCGTTATAGCTAGCTATCTGTCTCGATGAGATATTTGTAACACACTCTCTAGTCAAATCAATCACAAGAGGCAGGCTAGCTAGCTTTGCAGGCCTGATATCTAACCAGATAGCTTAACATAGATCCTGTTAGTTTAACGCTAGTTAGTTTGCTACAGTAACGACACGTTAACTACCTCGCTAGCTTTAGTGCATTGAAATAGTCTGCGTTTTAACAAACATTCAAGCAGCTTTCATCGAACTAACATAAATAACCAAATACGATTTGTTTAAACTGCTCATTGTTGTAACTATCTGTGATTTATAACTATAGCTATTCTTCCCGACAGCTAATTAGCTATAGCCTAACAGAGGCTAATCCAGCCCTGTGATTGAATGGGCGTtggccagctaacgttagctagttatctTGATAACATTTCCTATGAGGGGTTGGGTGGGTCCACTCACTGGGTATTGTAAAATTAACAACCACAGTAAAGACACACAGCTAATACGGAAACGTATTTATTATTGTGTCCTTAATGTGTGTACGACTGAGTGACTTGACAAAAAGTACAATCCTCTGAGAAGGTTAAAACTGTATCTGTCGTTCATTTTGCATTAACAAGTAGCCAGCTATGTCCATGTCATTTTGCTGTTATAGAATACGAGTCGTTGTCTTCCACAGGCGTCCAACGAGCCAGATGTGTATGAGACCAGTGACCTGCCAGAAGATGATCAGGCCCAGTTTGAGTCGGTGAGTGAaacatggaggggaggaggagagaagggagggattgTTTGGGggcgggggcgggggggggggggggggagaaaaaaaagtttGCTGCTGCCTCTTGATCCCAAAACACCAGTCTGTTGCTGATGTGGCTGAGTGTCACATCCTCTCTAAAAACCACTGCGTGATCCAGAGTTGCTCAAGATGTACCATTATTCCTTAAAGGACCTTGTTATCTTCAGATGTTGACTGGCTCTGGCAGctaaaacagccaaatactccatctaaaccAGCATCAATTCTCAATTGcgatacagttttggaaacataaaGCCCTGTACTTTCAAATCACATccaaaatattttcataaatgATAAAGATAAACTTACCGTGAACTGTTTTAAGTGACTTTATCacagttgcagctgacagtattTTTTCCCAGTGACAACACGTTTCTGACTTCTTCCGTTACACACTGGTGTTAGGAGCATGTCAGATACCTCATTATCTCAGGTGGTGCCTCTGTCTTCTGTAAACACgcgctgtaacatggagatatgtcTGTTTGTGAACACTCACcttattatttaaccttttatttaacctggcaagtccagttaacaacaaattcttatttgcaatgacggcctaacccggacgatgctgggcctaacccggacgatgctgggcctaacccggacgatgctgggccaattgtgcgccgccctattcgGACTCCCAATTTCGGCCGGTTGTGAACCaggcctgtagtgacgcctctagcactgagatgcagtgtctaaGTCGCTGTGCCACTTGGAGCtcaacacgcaaccttctgatatGAAATataaggtccttatgcttccaaaactgTACCTTATGTGAtgcgtgttaatgttcagaccaaGCATCGGGGCTCTTTAACAAAACTCTCCCGTGTATTGGAACTGAACTGAGTGCTGATGAAGGGCTCGATCCACAGATGCAGATCAAGGATTGATTGATTTGCATCTCTGGATCATCGTGCTGTGTATCATGGATCAACTGTGAAGTAGATACCTACAAGTGACACCACCAATCCTAATAAcgttttccctccctccctcccatgtcccctccctccctcccatgtcccctccctccctcccatgtcccctccctccctcccatgtcccctccctctctccctcccatgtcccctccctccctcccatgtcccctccctccctcccatgtcccctccctccctctgtcggtctcgTTTTCCCTcccatgtcccctccctccctctgtcggtctcgTTTTCCCTcccatgtcccctccctccctctgtcggtctcgTTTCCCCTcccatgtcccctccctccccctgtcggTCTCgtttttcctcccctccctctctccccacccctccctccctctctccctcccatgtcccctccctccccctgtcggTCTCgtttttcctcccctccctctctcccccaccctccctccccctgtcggTCTCGTTTCCCCTcccatgtcccctccctccccctgtcggTCTCGTTTTCCCTcccatgtcccctccctccccctgtcggTCTCgtttttcctcccctccctctctccccacccctccctccctcctgggaTGCTAGTGTGTACAAGTAAGAGGTTATTTTTCTCTCATATAGTGGAGTTTATCTGCATGGGTTGTAAAATCCTTCctgtcccctttcctctcctctcttcaaatTGTGTTGAAATGACTATCTGCCTACATGATGTAGTGATGATGATGTGCCCCATTGCTGCTGTGTGATGTGATGAAGTGTTGTATCCCTTGTTTCACCTGTTGCAAATGTAGCAGCACGATCACCTGACAAGACATTTTAGTTGGTCTAATAATCCTCCCACTTTCATTTTGACATACACTTGTAGCACAACTCAAAGGATATTGAATCTacattgtgtgtgtttctgtctgtctctgtgtgtgtgtgtgtgtgtgtctctgtctgtctctctctgtgtgtgtgtgtgtctctgtctgcctctctctctctctctctgtgtgtgtgtgtgtctctctctctgtgtgtgtgtgtgtgtctctctctctgtgtgtgtgtgtgtgtctctctctctgtgtgtgtgtgtgtgtctctctctctgtgtgtgtgtgtgtgtctctctctctctgtgtgtgtgtgtgtctctctctctgtgtgtgtgtgtgtgtctctctctctgtgtgtgtgtgtgtgtctctctctctgtgtgtgtgtgtctctctctctctgtgtgtgtgtgtctctctctctctgtgtgtgtgtgtgtctctctctctctgtgtgtgtgtgtgtgtctctctctctctgtgtgtgtgtgtgtgtctctctctctgtgtgtgtgtgtgtgtctctctctctgtgtgtgtgtgtgtgtctctctctctgtgtgtgtgtgtgtgtctctctctctctgtgtgtgtgtgtgtctctctctctgtgtgtgtgtgtgtgtgtctctctctctgtgtgtgtgtgtgtctctctctctctctgtgtgtctctctctctctgtgtgtgtgtgtctttctctctgtgtgtgtgtgttctctctctctctctctcgtcgaccgattattattattttttcaacgccaataccgattaatcggacgattttttaaaaatgtatttgtaataatgacaattacaacaatactgaatgaacacttattttaacttaatataatacatcaataaaatccatttagcctcaaataaataatgaaacatattaaatttggtttaattaatgcaaaaacaaagtgttggagaagaaagtaaaagtgcaatatgtgccatctaagaaagctaacgtttaagttccttgctcagaacatgagaacatatgaaagctggtggttccttttaacatgagtcttcaatattcccaggtaagaagttttaggttgtagttattatagggattataggactatttctctctttaccatttgtatttcattaacctttgactattggatgttcttataggcactttagtattgccagtgtaacagtatagcttccgtacctctcctcactcctacctgggctcgaaccaggaacacaacaacaacagccacactcgaagcagcgttacccatgcagagcaaggggaacaactactccaagtctcagagcgagtgacgtttgaaacactattagcgcgcaccctgctaactagctagccatttcacatcacatcgttacaccagactaatctcgggagttgataagcttgaagtcataaacagcggagctgctggcaaaatgcataaaagtgctgtttgaatgaatgcttatgagcctgctggtgcctaccatcgctcagtcagactgttctAACAAAAAATttgacttaattataacataataacacacagaaatacgagccttaggtcattaatatggtcaaacccggaaactatcatctcgaaaacaaaacgtttattatttcagtgaaatacggaaccgttccgtattttatctaacgggtggcatccattagtctaaatattcctgttacattgcacaaccttcaatgttatgtcataattacgtaaaattctggcaaattagttcgcagcgcgccaggtggcccaaactgttgcatatacactgactctgcgtacaatgaacgcaagagaaatgacacaatttcacctggttaatattgcctgttaacctggatttattttagctaaatatacaggtttaaaaatatatacttctgtgtattgattttaagaaaggcaatgatgtttatggttaggtacacgttggagcaacgacagtcctttttcgcgaatgcgcaccgcatcgattatatgcaacgcaggacacgctagataaactagtaatatcatcaaccatgtgtagttaactagtgattatgattgattgattgattgtttttttataagatacgtttaatgctagctagcaacttaccttggcttcttactgcattcgcgtaacaggcaggctcctcgtggagtgcaatgagaggcaggtggcagagcgttggactagttaactgtaaggttgcaagattgaatcctcgagttggcaaggtaaaaatctgtcgttctgcccctgaacaaggcagttaacccaccgttcctaggccgtcattgaaaataagaacgtgttcttaactgaattgttctttaactaactatttaaatGAAGATTAAATAGgtgggaaaaaataaaaaaattggtgtccaaaaataccgatttccgattgttatgaaaacttgaaatcggccctaattaatcggccattctgattaatcggtcgacctctggtctctttgtgtgtgtgtctgtctgtctcgctgtgtctgtctcgctgtgtctgtctcgctgtgtctgtctcgctgtgtctgtctcgctgtgtctgtctcgctgtgtctgtctcgctgtgtctgtctctctgtctgtcttgttgAGAAGACAGTTGTGTTACTGTGTATGTGTTCTAACATCCCTTTCCCCTAACTCTACTCTACCTACTGGTATACATGTTAACAGAAGCTTACTAACTAACTGGCTTTCTTTACTAACTCTACTTTGCTAGCAATACAAACACTGGGATCAGTACTGCAACACACCTTGACATTGTATGTCTCATCAAATCAGGTCTAAGCTGTCTTCTTTCTTACCATCTCACTCAGGAATGGGTTTTCCTCTGCCAATCCCCTCGTTCCACACACTACATAATGCTAACAATACCAGAGAATTAGACAAGAGGCTTGAGTTAAGAGCTCAGGGCCTATCATATAAAAGATATCAGATATTTACAATATattcacagtcacacactggatataaaatgcatatttTAGGCCTACCCCACCTGTGTGTATAATATTGATATGTGATGTCAGCAGTTGATACATCAccatagaccaggggtgtcaatctCATTTTGCCCCATGGTCCTAATTTGCTTTTCAATGAGGTCTGGAGGGCTGCACTGAAAATGAGCTATATTTTCTCGCTGTGAAAATGTGCCTAAAGATGatgggtctgagagagagagagaaagaacagagacgTCGTAATGATCAGAGAGTCGGTCTTCTAGTGAATGTCTCCGGTGTCAGCAGCAGTCTGCCTCAGAACACTGGACTCGTTCATCTCCCCTGGCAGACTGCTGCTGTGCATGGCATGTGATAACCACATTAATCaatctgtttctctttctccctcccctctttgtCTCCCTGTGCTCTTTCTCTAACTCCCCTTGGGAACCCAAGGAGCTGGTAAGAGCTTCACTGACTAACAGACTGACTCCCTTCCTACTCCTAACATGTCTGttttgactgtctgtctggactgTCACTACTGTCTGTGTCAGTGGTTATTGATTGTTCCCATTTTGATTAATGTGAATAAATCATTTTGGAGATTAGACACATTGACGACATCATCCCTCACCCTAGTGCACAGTTCCCTGAGGCTAGTCAGAATGATGCTTTTCTCAGAATCACTGATTTTTAACGGAATCTGTTTCCTCAAATGAGCAGATGGAGAAAGCCATGGATTTATAATTGACTGAAGCAGCTCATAGAGATTATGTAGAAGTCACAGGACCGGAGAAACTCTGAAACACTAGTTTatataatctatatatatatatatagcataaTCTATATCTATAGCATCTTTCATCAGTCAGCTGTGCAAGAGGGAGGTAACTTTCTCATGTAGAGCCGTGATTGGTCCCTAACTCCCAGGTCTTCTGGTAACTAGGCAATGCTGACTTTTCATTCACATTGTGTTGTCCCAATGCAACCCCTTTACACAGTTAGTGGTGTTTTCCGTTTCATTTGTCACCAAAGAGCTCATTTCAAGATAATTGTGGATTCTGCGGAACCATTCGGTGCTCAAGATTCTGAATttggttttttttttttctctctttcttgatCGAATGTTAAATTGACTGTCTTTGTTTTCCCTCTTggaatagacccccccccccccccctacttccTGATTACAGATCCAtttcaatctgtgtgtgtgttctggtgttggTTGGCGTCTCACATGGGCCCTCTCTCACACTGTAGATGAAGTTGATGTCTCACTCATTGGATTGTATCTAATTGACTGATTTTTAACGACGTCTACTGTGTGAGAGAGTTTGTACACCGATCCATACAGGTATTCTGATATGTAAGGGACTAGGTTCCCAGGTGTTGAATCAGCCAGTGTGACACAGAACCCATGGAGAGAGAAGATTGGCACAAATCTCCATCAATCATCAAATCTGATCTCCTTTTGAACCATTTTGGCCTACGTATACTGTCAGCTCTTTCATTTCCAATCCATTTGTCCTGGTTTTGACCAAGTCTCCTGTGGTGTCTCGTTATTCTTGATGTCTCTAACAGGAAGAGCTGTGCAGTGACAGCGTGGAGAGGATCGTGGTCAACCCCAACGCAGCCTACGACAAGTTCAAGGACAAGAGGGTCAGCACTAAAGGCCTCGGTTAGTATACCTTCAAACAGCTGTATCTCAGTGAGTCGGGGCCGGGCCGTACCTCAGTGAGTCGGGGGGCCGGGCCGTACCTCAGTGAGTCGGGGGGCCGGGCCGTACCTCAGTGAGTCGGGGGGCCGGGCCGTACCTCAGTGAGTCGGGGGCCGGGCCGTACCTCAGTGAGTCGGGGGCCGGGCCGTACCTCAGTGAGTCGGGGGCCGGGCCGTACCTCAGTGAGTCGGGGGCCGGGCCGTACCTCAGTGAGTCGGGGGCCGGGCCGTACCTCAGTGAGTCGGGGGCCGGGCCGTACCTCAGGGAGTCGGGGGCCGGGCCGTACCTCAGGGAGTCGGGGGCCGGGCCGTACCTCAGGGAGTCGGGGGCCGGGCCGTACCTCAGGGAGTCGGGGGCCGGGCCGTACCTCAGGGAGTCGGGGGCCGGGCCGTACCTCAGTGAGTCGGGGGCCGGGCCGTACCTCAGTGAGTCGGGGGCCGGGCCGTACC
The Oncorhynchus clarkii lewisi isolate Uvic-CL-2024 unplaced genomic scaffold, UVic_Ocla_1.0 unplaced_contig_11500_pilon_pilon, whole genome shotgun sequence genome window above contains:
- the LOC139399591 gene encoding dynactin subunit 2-like — encoded protein: MADPKYANLPGIASNEPDVYETSDLPEDDQAQFESEELCSDSVERIVVNPNAAYDKFKDKRVSTKGLDFSDRISKNKRVGYESGEYEILAEGCGVKETPQQKYQRLVNEIQELSQEVETIQ